The Aspergillus luchuensis IFO 4308 DNA, chromosome 6, nearly complete sequence genome segment ATGGCCAGTGCTGAGTAGACCAAATCTCCATGTCCTGACCAATGCGGTAGTCACCAGGATCCTTCTTGACGACGAGCAGTGTGCTCGTGGGGTTGAATTTGTTCATGAGGGAAATATGTATCAGGTCAGCATCACACGCGAGGTTATTCTATCAGCCGGTACTTTCGAAAGTCCCAAGCTGCTGGAGCTGTCAGGTATCGGACACCCTGAACACCTCGCCTCTCTGGGCGTTCCATGCCGGGTTCCTCTTCCAGGCGTCGGGACAAATCTCCAAGAACATCCCGTGTCCGCGGTGGTGTACGAATTAGCAGACGGAGTACTGTCCATAGACTCCATCCTGCGTGACGAAAGCTTGCTAAAGCAGCACCTGCGACTGCTGCAGGAAGAGCAGTCCGGGGCACTTTCCGGCCCGGTCAGCCTGATGGGGTTCATCCCTTACGGACCCCAGGTCTCAGCTGAGCGGCTTAACGAAACCATCCTCAACGTGCTGCAGCATCATAGTAATGATGCCACCGACGATGCCGAACTAGTGACTTTTGAGCACCGACGGCGCCAACGCATTGCCGCGCATTTATTGGACCCCCGGTCAGCGGATATCCAACTGGTGGGATTTCCATCAGCATTTGCTATCGATCGAGTGTATGCCGATTGCAGCAAACTTAGCCCGGGCCCTCCCCCAGGCCGGAACGCATGCTACTCGCTTATGGTCAGCTCCATGTATCCTGTCTCCCGGGGAAGCTCCCACGCGCAGTCTCGGGACCCAGAGGCCGCACCAAGAGTGGACCTTGGGTTCCTGAAGAACCCCGCCGATGTGGACGTCCTTGCTACGGCTGTCATGGTTGCGGATAACATCTTCCAATCTCCTCGCATGAAGGGGCAGGTCTTGGCCCGGGTGCAGCCGCCACCTGAGGTCAACTTGCAGGATGTAGAGCAGGCGCGAGAATATGTCCTGGATCGGTTGATGAGCTATCATCATGCACTTGGGACATGTGCTTTGGGGTCGGTAGTAGATGAGAAGTTATGTGTCAAGGGTACTCGGGGTCTGCGCGTGGTCGATGCCAGCATTATGCCGGCCCAGGTCAGTCATGCTGTGCTCGGCACAGTATATGCGATTGCGGAGAAGGCTGTTGACCTGATTGAAAGCGCTTACTCCCAATCAAACGGGGTGTAAGCGAGCTTTTGTACCATAATAGATATCTATTCTCTTTTGGAAGAGAATTCGAGAAGGGGATTTGAGATCAACTAGCGAGATAGAAATACTGCACGGCTGCAATCATTGTCAATGAGTATGCTTTGAAGTGCGCaagatttatagattttGCCAACCATACCTATCTGCGGCAATAGGCCCCGTTTTTTTTATGCTTGCTTGTGGACAGGATATA includes the following:
- a CDS encoding GMC family oxidoreductase (CAZy:AA3;~COG:E;~EggNog:ENOG410PVHT;~InterPro:IPR012132,IPR036188,IPR000172,IPR007867;~PFAM:PF05199,PF00732;~go_function: GO:0016614 - oxidoreductase activity, acting on CH-OH group of donors [Evidence IEA];~go_function: GO:0050660 - flavin adenine dinucleotide binding [Evidence IEA];~go_process: GO:0055114 - oxidation-reduction process [Evidence IEA]), with the translated sequence MSSVGLTSSLEDFLAQTYDYLIIGGGTAGLVVASRLSANPDVKVGVIEAGDAGFDDPNITNPGKVSAMLHNPKYDWIYQSTPQAQNQNRSHHIPRGKVLGGSSAINFMAYGRPSAVDLDDWGTIAGNSDWSWAGLAPYYRKSEHLESAGLTGTASELCPVQKEAHGTQGPIHTSLGPWQAPIETPLLAAMDEVSGLSRPQEPWNGEHLGFHRCLFTIDRSAGLPHRSYAANGYLWPVLSRPNLHVLTNAVVTRILLDDEQCARGVEFVHEGNMYQVSITREVILSAGTFESPKLLELSGIGHPEHLASLGVPCRVPLPGVGTNLQEHPVSAVVYELADGVLSIDSILRDESLLKQHLRLLQEEQSGALSGPVSLMGFIPYGPQVSAERLNETILNVLQHHSNDATDDAELVTFEHRRRQRIAAHLLDPRSADIQLVGFPSAFAIDRVYADCSKLSPGPPPGRNACYSLMVSSMYPVSRGSSHAQSRDPEAAPRVDLGFLKNPADVDVLATAVMVADNIFQSPRMKGQVLARVQPPPEVNLQDVEQAREYVLDRLMSYHHALGTCALGSVVDEKLCVKGTRGLRVVDASIMPAQVSHAVLGTVYAIAEKAVDLIESAYSQSNGV